The sequence below is a genomic window from Mycobacterium sp. ITM-2016-00316.
CGTCTCGTGCCCGGCGAGCAGCAGCAACCCGGCGATACCGACCAGCTCGTCATCGCTCAGCGCATCGCCGTGCTCGCGCACGAGCATGCCGAGGATGTCCTCACCGGGAGTCTGCCGGGCCCGCTGCACCAGGCTGTGCATGTAGCTGCGGCTCTGCTGTTGCAGCTGCATGCGCTCCGCGATCGGCAGCGACAAATCGAGCTGGCGGGCCGAGCGGTGCTGAAAGTCATCCCGGTCGCCGTAGGGCACACCGAGCAGCTCGCAGATCACCAATGACGGTACAGGCAAGGCGAATTCGGCCACCAGATCGGCGGGTGCACCTCCGGCCGCCATCGCGTCCAGGTGCTCGTCGACGATCTCGGTGATCCGGGGCTCCAAGCGCTTCATCCGGCGGATGGTGAACTCGGGGGTGAGCAGCCTGCGCAACCGCTGATGCTCGGGTGGATCCTGGCCGAGCAGATTGCCCGCGCGCGTCCTGGCCAGTTCCTCCGTGGACATCTCCGGCGCCCCGGGCAGGGTGAAGCCCGGTGGACGCGCATTGGAGAAATGCTCGTGATCGGCGAGTACGGCTTTGACGTCGTCGTGCCGGGTCACCAGGTACACGGTGTTGCCGAGGGCGCTGACGACCGATTGCACGCCGGTTCCGTCGCGGATCGCTCCGAGTTCGGGAACCGGGTCGAAGCCGTTGCGCCGCATGTGGACCGGCGGCAGAACCGCTGCTTCTGTCATGCACACACGCTACGCGTTGAACACAAAGTCCTTGATCAGCGCGTTGACGAGGCGCGGATTCTCCAGGGCGGCCAGATGCGCGACGCCGTCCAGCACCGCGGTCGCCGCACCCGGAATGGCGTCGGCCATCTCCAGCGTCTCGGCGACCGGGAAGGTCGCATCCTCGGCGCCCGCCACCACGAGCACCGGGGTGCGCACCGTCGCGAGCAGCGCGCGTTGATCCGGCCGCCGCGGCACCACGCTGGTCACCGCCCAGGCGCTGGAGTCCAGGTCCACGGCGCGTGCGGCGTCCCGCACGAACGCCACCACGTCGGGCCGGTCGCGACATGTCGTCTGCCCGAGGAAGGCCTTGAGTACCTGTCCCGTCAACGGCCCGCGAATACCGCCGAGCAGCTTCGCCGTCCGCAACAGCAGCGCGTACTCGACACGCTGCCGCCGCCCGGCCGGTGACGCGGTGCAGTTCATCAGGACCGCCCGCCCGATCCGGTCCGGGTGCCGGGCGGCGAACGTGCCGCCGATCATGCCGCCCCAGGAATTCCCGATGACATGCGCCCGCTCAATGCCCAGTCCGTCCAGGACGTCCAGCACGGTCTGCGCGCAATCGTCGAAAGTGAATGTACCCGAGAGCTTTTCGCTGGCACCGTGTCCGGGGGGATCCACCAGGATCACCCGGTGATCACCCTGGAATGCCGCGGCCTGCCCGGCCCACATATCGCCGGTCATCAGCAGGCTCGGCCAGAACAGCATGGCCTCACCAGATCCGGCGGTCTGCACGCGCAGCCGTCCCAGCCGCGTCGCAACGGTCCGTGACTCCACGGCCACCACGCTAGCGTTCGGCGTGCAACCCCGGAGCCCAGATGCGCGGACCGATCAGGGTGAACAGCGCCGGGATGATCACCGTGCGCACCAGGAAGGTGTCCAGCAGGATGCCGAGGCCGACGATGATGCCGATCTGGGTCAGCACGATCAGCGGAAGCACGCCCAGCACGCAGAACACCGCGGCCAGCACGATGCCGGCACTGGTGATGACCGCACCGGTCGCGGACACGGCGCGCACGATGCCCTCCCGGTTGCCGAATTCCGGTGTCTCCTCGCGTGCCCGGGTCACCAGGAAGATCGTGTAGTCCACGCCGAGGGCGACCAGGAACAGGAAGGCGAACAGCGGGGTTCCGTTGTCCAGGGCCGGAAAACCGAACAGGTGCACGCTGGCCCAGCCGCCGATGCCCAGTGCGGCCAGTGCGCTCAGCACCGTCACCGACACCAGGACCAGTGGAGCCAGGGCGGAACGGAGCAACACGAACAGCACTACGAGCACCACCGCCAGGATCGCGGGGATGACGACCATCCGGTCACGCTGAGCGGCGGCGGCCGCATCGCGTGCCTTGGCGTCGGACCCGCCGACCAGGGCGTCGGGGCTGACGGATTGCACCGAACTGCGCAGCGCATCAACGGTGTCGAACGCCTCATCCGACGCCGGTTCAGCCTGCAGGACCACCTGCCATTGACTCAGGCCGGTGCCCGATTCTCCGGCCGGCCGGGCCGAGACCACCCCGGGTACTCCGGTGATGGCGGATGAGATCGCGGCGGCGTCAGCGGTGGGTGCGATCACGACGGCGGGATCGGTCAGCCCGCTCGGAAAGTGTTGAGCCAGCGTGTCATAACCGGTCACCGATTCGGCCTGGACGCGGAACTGTTCGGTCTGGGACAGCCCGACCGGCGTTGCGAGCAGACCGAAGCACAGCGCGACCAGCGCACCGAGTGCGCCGGTGGCCACCCAGCCCGGGCGTTGCGCCACCCAGGACGCCACCCGGTGCCACAGACCGCTGTCGGTCAGGGCCTTGTCGCAGACCTTCGGGATGAACGGCCAGAACAACTTCTTGCCGAAGAGGCCGAGGAACGGGGGCAGTACCAGCAGCACGAAGACGGCCGCGACCACCAGGCCCGAGGCGGCCTGCACCCCGAGGCTGCGGTTGCTGGGTGCCGACGCGAACGCCAGGGTGAGCAGCGCCAGCACGACCGTGGCATTGCTGGCGAGAATCGCGGGGCCGGCCGCGCGGGTGGCGACCCGCAGCGCCTCGCGGTGATCGGCTGAGCGGCCCAACTCCTCGCGATAGCGCGAGATGAGCAGCAGCGCATAGTTGGTGCCCGCGCCGAACACCAGCACGCTGGTGATACCACCGGTCGACCCGTCCGGGTTCAGGCCCAGGCCGGAGGCCACCGCGGTGCCGACCACGGAGCCGACCCGGTCGGCGAACGCGATCACCAGCAGTGGCACCAGCCACAGGACCGGGGAGCGGTAGGTGATGATCAGCAGCAGGGCCACCACCGCGGCCGTCACCGCGAGCAGGGTGATATTGGCTCCGGCAAAGGAATTCGCGATATCGGCACCGAAGGCCGGGCCGCCGGTCACCTGCGCCTGCAGGCCTTCCGGTAGCCGTTCGGCGGTCTGGGTGCGCAACTCGGAGACCGCGTCATTGAGGGCGAACCCGGACAGGTCGGTCGACAGCGGGGAGACCGACACCGCGGCGAGTCCGTCCTGCGACACCTGCGCGCCGGGGCCTGCCGCGGCGATGTCCGCCGGGCGTAGTGGGCCGCCGTCGGTCCGGGTGAACACGATGATGGCGGGAGCGCTGTCGCCGCCGGGAAATTCGGCCCGTAGGGCGTCGGCGCGGGCCGATTCCGCATCGGCGGGCACCGCCACCGGCGACTGTGAGGCGGAGTCCCCACCGCTGAGCAGGCCGAGGCCGGCGCCAGAGGCGACGATCACGAGTAACGCCACGAGCCAGGAGATGCGACTGGACATGCGCCAAATATTTCAGAAACTTAACGATTAATCAAGTGAAGGATATGCTCGACGGATGGAGCGGGAAGAACTCAAGGGGTTCATCGCCGGCGATGTGCGCGCCCTCACAGCGGAATCGGATCAGATCGGGCGCGAGTTCGCGAGCCGCAATGATCTGGCTGCCAATGATTTTCGTGCCCTGCTGTACATCATGGTCGCCGAATCTTCCGGGTCTCCGCTGACCGCGGGTGACCTGCGCACCTTGATGGGCACCTCGGCCGCGGCGATCACCTATCTGGTGGAGCGGATGATCTCGTCCGGGCATCTGCGCCGGGAGGCGCACCCCGATGACCGGCGCAAGGTGATCCTGCGCTACGCCGATCACGGTCTTGCGGTGGCCACCGACTTTTTCACCCCGCTGCAGCGCATCAATTCCGAGGCGCTGGCCGGTCTGCCCGACGCCGATCTCGATGCCGCGCATCGCGTGTTCACCGCCTTGATCGGGGCCATGCGCGAGTTCCGGGCGTCTAACGACGGTTGAGGGTGGCCTCTTCGAGGTCCAGGCCGCGCAGTACCTCGCGCAGCACCTCATCATCGATGTTCCCGGCGTCGCGCTCGGCGATGAAGGTATCGCGTTCGGCGGCAAGCATTTCCAGTCGCAAGCGACGAAACGCCGAAGCCGGGCTCTCGCCGATCTCGTCCTCGCCGCGGCCCAGCCGTTCCCATGCGGAGTTGCGCCGTGCGGTGTTCCACCTACGCAGCACCTCGGCGGCATCGTCGGTGACCGCGGGGGACTGGATGACGGTCCCGTCGGCGCGGTGGTGCTCGAGCAGTTCGTCGAGCCGGGCCGCCGCGGCCCGGGCCGCCTTGTCCTGCGCCGCGGCCTGGGCCAACGCATCGCGCTGTGCGTCGTCGCTGTGGATGCCGAATCGCCGGATCACCCACGGCAGCGTCAGCCCGTGCAACAGCAACGTGCCCACCACCACGACGAAGGTCAGGAACACCAGTTGCGGCCGGCCCGGGAACTGCGCACCCGACATCGTCGTCAACGGCACACCGAAGGCGGCGGCCAGCGACACCACCCCGCGCATCCCCGCCCATGCCACCACGAAGGCCTCGCCGGCCGCCGGCCGTGGGTTGCGCAGATAGGTGAATGCGAACACCCAGGCGATCCGCACCACGATGACGGTGGCCAGCACCGCCACCGAGGAGAGCGCGATCGCCGCCGCGGACAACCCGGACAACTGGCGCACCACTCCGGGCAGTTGCAGTCCGATCAGCAGGAAGGCGAACGACTCCAGGATGAGTTGCAGGGCCTTCCACACCGCGTCGTCCTGCAGCCGGGTGGCGTATCCGGCTTTCGTGGAACGCTGACCGAGCATGAGGGCGGCGACGACGACGGCCAGCACACCGGAGGCGTGCGCCTCCTCGGCCAGCAGGTAGATGACGAACGGTGCCACCAGACCGATGGCACTCTCGACCAACGGGTCGTCGAGCCGGGATCGGATGAAGGTGATGGCCGTCCCGGTGAGCACGCCCACGACGACGCCACCGGCGGCAGCCAGCACGAAGGTGCCCAGCCCCGACACCCAGCCGGCCGATGCCCCGATGGCCGCGGCCAGCGCCACCTTGTAGGCGGTCAGCGCGGTCGCGTCGTTGAGCAGGCTCTCCCCGCCCAGCAGTGTCATGATGCGCCGCGGCAGTCCGAGTCGGCGGCCCACCGCCGTCGCGGATACCGCGTCCGGTGGAGCCACGATCGCGCCCAGCACCAGCGCCGCGGCCAGCGTGAAATCGGGCACCACGTGATAGGCCACGACCCCGACGGCCAGTGTGGTGATCAGCGGCAGCACGACCGCCAGTGACCCGATGGAGCGCACATGACGACGCATGTTGAGATAACTGCTCTCCAGCCCCGCCGACCACAACAGTGGCGGCAGGATGACGAACAGCACCAGCTCGGGGTCGAGCTCGACCGTGTCGAGTCCGGGGATGGCGCTGGCCACCAGCCCGGCGACCACCAGTGCCAGTGGCGCCGAGACATCGAGTCGGCGGCTCACCGCGGCCAGCAGGACCGCGCCCACCAGAACTGCCAGCAGTGTCGCTGCCACGGCATCAACCTATCCTTGTTCCACATGCGCAAGAGTTCCCGACGCCGTTCGGCGGCAGCTGCGGCAGCCCCGGTTTCCTGCGAGCATCTTCACCACGCAGGAGGCATCGTAGATCCGGAGCCGTTGACCCCGGGACGCTGCCAGGAATGCGCACGCGACGGTGCGGGCGCCTGGGCGCATCTGCGGATGTGCCTGTCCTGCGGGCACGTCGGATGCTGCGATTCCAGCCCGCATCAGCACGCGACCGAACACTTCCGGCAGACCGGTCACGCGGTGATGCGTTCGGCGGAGCCCGGCGAGTCCTGGCGATGGTGCTATGTCGACAGCCGGATCGGCTGAGGATCTGGCAGGCTGGGTGAGCGATGACCAGACATGCTGAAGAGAGCGCAAGACCGGTGGTGATGCTGCTCGGGTCCGGTGAGGTGAGTCGTGAACTGACACTGTCATTCCAGCGTCTCGGCGCGACCGTCGTCGCGATCGATCGCTACGCCGGCGCACCCGCGCACCGGGTCGCGGATCGCAGCGCGGTGGTGCCGATGAACGATCCCGAGGCCTTGGGCGCGGCGGTGGAGCGGGAGCGCCCGGATTACGTCGTCGTCGAAGCGGGTGTGGTCGCCACCGACGCGCTGATCGCCATCGCAGAGACCGCCGAGGTCTTCCCCACACCGCGCGCCACCCGGCTGAGCCTGGACCGCGAGGGCCTGCGCCGCCTGGCCGCCGATGAGCTCGGCCTGCCGACGGCGCCGTTCTGGTTCGCCGGCTCGGCCGAGGAACTGTCCGCGGTCGCCGAGCACGCCGGGTTCCCGCTGGCGGTCACCCCGGTCGCCGGTACCCCGGGCGAGGGCCGGTCGGTGCTGCTGCGGCCCGAGGATGTCGAGCCGGCCTGGAACCGGGCCATCGCGGTGGGCCACCTCACCACCCCCAACAGGGTGATGGCCGAGACGGTCGTCGACGTCGACGACGAGGTCACCCTGTTGACGGTGCGGACCACCGGCCCGACCGGGCCGGCCGTGCACTTCTGCGAGCCGATCGGGCACCGGGTCGCCGAGGACGGCACGCTGGCGACCTGGCAGCCGCACCGGCTCAGCCCGGCCGCGCTGGATGCCGCCAAGTCGATCGCGGCCCGCATCGTGAACTCACTGGGCGGGCGCGGGGTGTTCGCGGTGGAACTGTTGGTGCGCGGCGACGAGGTGTACTTCTCGACGGTCCGGCCGCGGCCGGTCGACAACGCGTTCCTCACGGTGCGGACCCAGCGGCTCTCCGAGTTCGACCTGCACGCCCGGGCGATCCTGGGTCTGACGGTCGACACCATCATGATCTCGCCGGGGGCCGCCGAGATCGGCTATGCCGGTGACCAGACTTCCGTGCCGGCCGAGTCCGGCATCGTCGGGGTGCTCGCCGAGGCGCTGGCGGTGGCCGAGAGCGATGTGCTGCTGTTCGACCGGCTCGACGAGACCGATGGCAGGCACCGGTTGGGGGCCGCGATCGCCACCGCTCCCGACGTCGTCATCGCCAGGGACCGCGCGCAGCGCACCGCGGTGTCGCTGCGTAGGCTCTGGCAGTCGTGAGCGACGCACCCGAGGAACAGGACCGGCCCACCGCGGCGCCATTCCTGCTGGCCCTGGTCATCATCGTGGTTGTGATCACCGGGATTTTTGTGGTCAACCGCAGTGACGGTGACGGGGATCCCGAACAGATCGGGCGGGCCGTGGTCGCTCAGAACGATGCGCTGCAACGGCAGGACTACGCAGCCTTCCTGGCGAGCACCTGCGCCGCACAGCACGGCACCGAGGGCGAGGTGCTCGCCCGGCAACGGGATTCAGCTGCGCAGCGCGGGGAGCGCTACGTCGACGGCGCGAGCAATGTGAACGTCGACGGCGACACCGCCACCGCCACCGTCCGGTACCACTTCGGCGAGAACGAGGAGACCGAGGCCACCGTGGACATGTCCTTCGTGCGCGAGGACGGCAGCTGGAAGGTGTGCTCGGTTGGACCGGCCTAGCCGTTACGGTATTGGGGTGTCCACATCCGAGAGTCCGGGCTACGCCGGAGACATCACGCCTGAGCAGGCATGGGAGCTGCTGTCCGCCAATCCCGAAGCCGTGCTCGTCGATTGTCGTACCGAAGCCGAATGGCGTTTCGTGGGCGTCCCCGACCTGAGCTCGCTGCGACGCGACGTCGTCTATGTGGAGTGGACCAGGACCGACGGCTCCCACAATGACAACTTCGTCGACGACCTCGGCAAGGCCGGTATCGCCCCCGGGCAGCGCGCAGTCGTGTTCCTGTGCCGGTCCGGCAACCGATCCATCGGTTCGGCGATCACCGCCACCGAGGCCGGCATCGGCCCGTCCTACAACGTGCTCGACGGATTCGAGGGCAACCTCGACGCCAACGGCCACCGCGGCACCACCGGGTGGAAAGCGGTCGGCCTGCCCTGGACGCAGTCATGAGCAGTCCCGAAGAACATCAGGTGCCCTCGGTGCGGATTCCCGCACCGCTGCCCGACGGCGTCAGCCAGGCCACCATCGGGGTGCGCGGCGGCCTGCTGCGCTCCGGTTTCGAGGAGACCTCCGAGGCGATGTACCTGACCTCGGGCTACGTCTACTCCTCGGCGGGAGACGCGGAGAAGGCGTTCACCGGCGAGATCGACCGGTATGTGTACTCCCGCTACGGCAACCCGACCATCTCGATGTTCGAGGAGCGCCTGCGTCTCATCGAGGACGCGCCCGCCGCATTCGCCACCGCCACCGGCATGGCTGCGGTGTTCACCGCACTGGGCGCGCTGCTGGGCGCCGGTGACCGGCTGGTCGCCGCCCGCAGCCTGTTCGGTTCGTGCTTCGTGGTGTGCAGCGAGATCCTGCCGCGCTGGGGAGTCGAGACCGTCTTCGTCGACGGCGACGACCTGTCCCAGTGGGAAGAGGCGCTCAGCACGCCCACCCAGGCGGTGTTCTTCGAGACCCCGTCCAATCCCATGCAGTCGCTGGTCGATATCGCCGCGGTGTCCGAACTCGCGCATGCGGCCGGCGCAAAGGCGGTGCTGGACAACGTCTTTGCCACTCCGTTGCTGCAGCAGGGCATGCCGCTGGGTGCCGACGTGGTGGTCTACTCGGGCACCAAGCACATCGACGGCCAGGGGCGCGTGCTGGGCGGGGCGATCCTGGGCGACAAGGAGTACATCGACGGGCCGGTGCAGAAGCTGATGCGCCACACCGGTCCGGCGATCAGTGCCTTCAATGCCTGGACAATGCTCAAAGGCCTTGAGACGCTGGCGGTCCGGGTGGACTACGCGAACCGCTCGGCGCACCGCGTCGCCGAGTTCCTGGAGCAGCAGGCCGGGGTGAACTGGGTGAAATACCCCTTCCTGGAATCGCATCCGCAGTTCGATCTGGCCAAGCGGCAGATGCGTGGCGGCGGCACGGTGGTCACCTTCGAGCTGGATGGCGGTAAGGACCGTGCCTTCGAGGTGCTCGACAAGCTGAACATCATCGACATCTCCAACAACCTCGGTGACGCCAAATCGTTGATCACCCATCCGGCCACCACCACCCACCGGGCGATGGGCCCGGAGGGCCGCGCGGCGATCGGGCTGGGCGACGGCGTGGTGCGGGTCTCGGTCGGCCTGGAGGGCACCGAGGACCTGATCGCCGACCTGGACCAGGCGCTGAGCTGACCGGTGTCCAAACGCGGTGATGCGAAGAAGGCCCGGCGCCGCAAGCGCCTGGCAGGCACCCGGCGGGTACCCGACGCCATCGTCGCGCAGCTGGCCGCCATCCCGGACGGGATCGTCGCCGACCTGGCCGAGTTCGACGAACGGATCACCGCCCGCGACTGGACCTTTGACGAGGAACAGTCCGATGACGATTACGCGGTGTGGTTCTTCGAGCCCTCCGGCGCGGAGGTCGAGGACGGTCTGCCGGTGACCTCGCTGTGGCTGGACGCCGCCGAGGACGGCGCGATCGTGCGGGTGGTGCTGGTCGGCACCACCACCCAGCACCCGTTCACCCACGCCCAGCTGTTCGAGCACCTGGAATCCATCGAGACGTACCGGAACGGTGACCCGGTCCCGGAGTTCGGCTAGCGCTGTCGTGAGTGACCTGACGCTGCGGCAGCTGCGCTACTTCGCCGTCCTCGGCGAGGAGCTGAACTACCGTCGCGCGGCCGAGCGGCTGTTCATCACCCAGCCGGCGCTGTCCACCGCGATCAAACAGCTCGAGCAGGCCTTCGGGGTGGTGCTGCTCAACCGCAACACCCGCGAGGTCGCGCTCACCGATCTCGGTGCCGCGTGGTTGCCGCAGGTGCAGCAGGCGCTCTCCGGGATCGATGCGGTGGTGGCCAACCTGGTCACCCTGTCGGGAACCCGCCAGGGCAGGCTGCGGCTGGGTTATCTCATCGGCACCGGTGCCGATCTGCTGTTCCGCGTGGTCCGCCATTTCGAGGCCGCCTACCCGGAGGTCAGTGTCGAACCCATCGAGTTCGATTTCGCCGACCCCACCGCCGGACTGGCCGGCGGCACCACCGAGGTCGCGCTGATCCGCCCACCGGTGGATCTGCCCGAGCACCGCATGCTGGTGCTCGATTCCGAAACCTGGGTGGCCTGCCTGCCCCGGGATCATCCGCTGGCGGGCCGTCATGAGGTCGAGATCGCCGAGTTGCTCGACGACCCGATCGTCTGCGCGCCGCTGACCGCCGGACCGTGGCGGGACTACTGGATGGCGATGGACGCCCGCGGCAACCGGCCACCGACCATCGCGGCGGTCGCCGCCACCTACGAGGCCGAGACCACGTCCATCGCCCGCGGGCTGGGCATCAGCTTCACCACCTCGTCGGTGGCCCGGTTCTATGACCGACCCGGAATCGTCTACGTCCCGATCGTCGACCGCCCGCCCAGTCATGTCGCGCTGGCCTGGCATCCCGGCACCCTCAGCCCCCAAGCGGATGCCTTGATCAGGCATGTCCAGCAGAATTGGGGCTTCGACGACGGCGACGAAACGCCCCTCAACCAGCACTGATAAATATTGGTTATCAGAAGATCAAAAGATGGAACTTCCGGTGACGCCCCGGTGGCGATTGTCTGTCCTCAGACCCCTCACCCCTGCTCCGACCTGGAGATCCGATGACCGACACCCCCGTACGACCCACTGAATCCTCGGCGACCACATTG
It includes:
- a CDS encoding cytochrome P450, translated to MTEAAVLPPVHMRRNGFDPVPELGAIRDGTGVQSVVSALGNTVYLVTRHDDVKAVLADHEHFSNARPPGFTLPGAPEMSTEELARTRAGNLLGQDPPEHQRLRRLLTPEFTIRRMKRLEPRITEIVDEHLDAMAAGGAPADLVAEFALPVPSLVICELLGVPYGDRDDFQHRSARQLDLSLPIAERMQLQQQSRSYMHSLVQRARQTPGEDILGMLVREHGDALSDDELVGIAGLLLLAGHETTSNMLGLGTLALLRRPDQLALVRDDPDAIGPAMEELLRWLSVVHHAIPRFATADMEVAGVAIPSGSLVFASLPAGNRDPAFIDRPDEFDVRRGAPGHLAFGHGVHHCLGAPLARMEMRIAFPALFKRFPALALAEPFEDVEFRDFHFIYGLRSLPVRW
- a CDS encoding alpha/beta fold hydrolase produces the protein MESRTVATRLGRLRVQTAGSGEAMLFWPSLLMTGDMWAGQAAAFQGDHRVILVDPPGHGASEKLSGTFTFDDCAQTVLDVLDGLGIERAHVIGNSWGGMIGGTFAARHPDRIGRAVLMNCTASPAGRRQRVEYALLLRTAKLLGGIRGPLTGQVLKAFLGQTTCRDRPDVVAFVRDAARAVDLDSSAWAVTSVVPRRPDQRALLATVRTPVLVVAGAEDATFPVAETLEMADAIPGAATAVLDGVAHLAALENPRLVNALIKDFVFNA
- a CDS encoding MMPL family transporter, with protein sequence MSSRISWLVALLVIVASGAGLGLLSGGDSASQSPVAVPADAESARADALRAEFPGGDSAPAIIVFTRTDGGPLRPADIAAAGPGAQVSQDGLAAVSVSPLSTDLSGFALNDAVSELRTQTAERLPEGLQAQVTGGPAFGADIANSFAGANITLLAVTAAVVALLLIITYRSPVLWLVPLLVIAFADRVGSVVGTAVASGLGLNPDGSTGGITSVLVFGAGTNYALLLISRYREELGRSADHREALRVATRAAGPAILASNATVVLALLTLAFASAPSNRSLGVQAASGLVVAAVFVLLVLPPFLGLFGKKLFWPFIPKVCDKALTDSGLWHRVASWVAQRPGWVATGALGALVALCFGLLATPVGLSQTEQFRVQAESVTGYDTLAQHFPSGLTDPAVVIAPTADAAAISSAITGVPGVVSARPAGESGTGLSQWQVVLQAEPASDEAFDTVDALRSSVQSVSPDALVGGSDAKARDAAAAAQRDRMVVIPAILAVVLVVLFVLLRSALAPLVLVSVTVLSALAALGIGGWASVHLFGFPALDNGTPLFAFLFLVALGVDYTIFLVTRAREETPEFGNREGIVRAVSATGAVITSAGIVLAAVFCVLGVLPLIVLTQIGIIVGLGILLDTFLVRTVIIPALFTLIGPRIWAPGLHAER
- a CDS encoding MarR family winged helix-turn-helix transcriptional regulator — protein: MEREELKGFIAGDVRALTAESDQIGREFASRNDLAANDFRALLYIMVAESSGSPLTAGDLRTLMGTSAAAITYLVERMISSGHLRREAHPDDRRKVILRYADHGLAVATDFFTPLQRINSEALAGLPDADLDAAHRVFTALIGAMREFRASNDG
- a CDS encoding Na+/H+ antiporter, with the translated sequence MAATLLAVLVGAVLLAAVSRRLDVSAPLALVVAGLVASAIPGLDTVELDPELVLFVILPPLLWSAGLESSYLNMRRHVRSIGSLAVVLPLITTLAVGVVAYHVVPDFTLAAALVLGAIVAPPDAVSATAVGRRLGLPRRIMTLLGGESLLNDATALTAYKVALAAAIGASAGWVSGLGTFVLAAAGGVVVGVLTGTAITFIRSRLDDPLVESAIGLVAPFVIYLLAEEAHASGVLAVVVAALMLGQRSTKAGYATRLQDDAVWKALQLILESFAFLLIGLQLPGVVRQLSGLSAAAIALSSVAVLATVIVVRIAWVFAFTYLRNPRPAAGEAFVVAWAGMRGVVSLAAAFGVPLTTMSGAQFPGRPQLVFLTFVVVVGTLLLHGLTLPWVIRRFGIHSDDAQRDALAQAAAQDKAARAAAARLDELLEHHRADGTVIQSPAVTDDAAEVLRRWNTARRNSAWERLGRGEDEIGESPASAFRRLRLEMLAAERDTFIAERDAGNIDDEVLREVLRGLDLEEATLNRR
- a CDS encoding UBP-type zinc finger domain-containing protein, encoding MRKSSRRRSAAAAAAPVSCEHLHHAGGIVDPEPLTPGRCQECARDGAGAWAHLRMCLSCGHVGCCDSSPHQHATEHFRQTGHAVMRSAEPGESWRWCYVDSRIG
- the purT gene encoding formate-dependent phosphoribosylglycinamide formyltransferase, whose product is MTRHAEESARPVVMLLGSGEVSRELTLSFQRLGATVVAIDRYAGAPAHRVADRSAVVPMNDPEALGAAVERERPDYVVVEAGVVATDALIAIAETAEVFPTPRATRLSLDREGLRRLAADELGLPTAPFWFAGSAEELSAVAEHAGFPLAVTPVAGTPGEGRSVLLRPEDVEPAWNRAIAVGHLTTPNRVMAETVVDVDDEVTLLTVRTTGPTGPAVHFCEPIGHRVAEDGTLATWQPHRLSPAALDAAKSIAARIVNSLGGRGVFAVELLVRGDEVYFSTVRPRPVDNAFLTVRTQRLSEFDLHARAILGLTVDTIMISPGAAEIGYAGDQTSVPAESGIVGVLAEALAVAESDVLLFDRLDETDGRHRLGAAIATAPDVVIARDRAQRTAVSLRRLWQS
- a CDS encoding lumazine-binding protein, translated to MSDAPEEQDRPTAAPFLLALVIIVVVITGIFVVNRSDGDGDPEQIGRAVVAQNDALQRQDYAAFLASTCAAQHGTEGEVLARQRDSAAQRGERYVDGASNVNVDGDTATATVRYHFGENEETEATVDMSFVREDGSWKVCSVGPA
- a CDS encoding rhodanese-like domain-containing protein; protein product: MSTSESPGYAGDITPEQAWELLSANPEAVLVDCRTEAEWRFVGVPDLSSLRRDVVYVEWTRTDGSHNDNFVDDLGKAGIAPGQRAVVFLCRSGNRSIGSAITATEAGIGPSYNVLDGFEGNLDANGHRGTTGWKAVGLPWTQS
- a CDS encoding O-succinylhomoserine sulfhydrylase yields the protein MSSPEEHQVPSVRIPAPLPDGVSQATIGVRGGLLRSGFEETSEAMYLTSGYVYSSAGDAEKAFTGEIDRYVYSRYGNPTISMFEERLRLIEDAPAAFATATGMAAVFTALGALLGAGDRLVAARSLFGSCFVVCSEILPRWGVETVFVDGDDLSQWEEALSTPTQAVFFETPSNPMQSLVDIAAVSELAHAAGAKAVLDNVFATPLLQQGMPLGADVVVYSGTKHIDGQGRVLGGAILGDKEYIDGPVQKLMRHTGPAISAFNAWTMLKGLETLAVRVDYANRSAHRVAEFLEQQAGVNWVKYPFLESHPQFDLAKRQMRGGGTVVTFELDGGKDRAFEVLDKLNIIDISNNLGDAKSLITHPATTTHRAMGPEGRAAIGLGDGVVRVSVGLEGTEDLIADLDQALS
- a CDS encoding LysR family transcriptional regulator yields the protein MSDLTLRQLRYFAVLGEELNYRRAAERLFITQPALSTAIKQLEQAFGVVLLNRNTREVALTDLGAAWLPQVQQALSGIDAVVANLVTLSGTRQGRLRLGYLIGTGADLLFRVVRHFEAAYPEVSVEPIEFDFADPTAGLAGGTTEVALIRPPVDLPEHRMLVLDSETWVACLPRDHPLAGRHEVEIAELLDDPIVCAPLTAGPWRDYWMAMDARGNRPPTIAAVAATYEAETTSIARGLGISFTTSSVARFYDRPGIVYVPIVDRPPSHVALAWHPGTLSPQADALIRHVQQNWGFDDGDETPLNQH